Proteins from one Blattabacterium cuenoti genomic window:
- the rpsT gene encoding 30S ribosomal protein S20: MANHLSSLKRIRKNNNRRLRNKYVHKSTKTAIKKLLKSGKKEQYPIVISMIDKLSKKNIIHANKASRLKIQLNKKLIIK; encoded by the coding sequence ATGGCAAATCATTTATCTTCTTTAAAAAGAATTAGAAAAAATAATAATAGACGTTTACGTAATAAATACGTACATAAAAGTACAAAAACAGCTATAAAAAAATTGTTAAAAAGTGGAAAAAAAGAACAATATCCTATTGTAATTTCTATGATAGATAAATTATCTAAAAAAAATATTATACATGCAAATAAAGCATCTAGATTAAAAATACAATTAAATAAAAAATTAATTATAAAATAA
- a CDS encoding cytochrome C oxidase Cbb3: MKIKFNFDTGIVLSLVIFIIFIIYIAFFFPYAKSQLVSDRYYEEEIKYQDIINEKKNVLKLPKNKKIKISILSSGIIIQFPSINENFYGFFTLFRSSSKDLDITKYFKILENSEKTLFIPKKFLKRGYYKLIIRWKTDKIKKYFIEKEIYWK; this comes from the coding sequence ATGAAAATAAAATTCAATTTTGATACTGGAATTGTGTTATCTTTAGTTATTTTTATAATTTTTATTATTTATATTGCGTTTTTTTTTCCTTATGCAAAAAGTCAACTTGTATCGGATAGATATTATGAAGAAGAAATAAAATATCAAGATATTATAAATGAAAAAAAAAATGTATTAAAACTTCCAAAAAATAAAAAAATAAAAATTTCTATTTTATCTTCTGGAATTATAATTCAATTTCCATCTATTAATGAAAATTTTTATGGATTTTTTACTTTATTTAGATCATCTTCTAAAGATTTAGATATTACAAAATATTTTAAAATATTAGAAAATTCAGAAAAAACATTATTTATTCCTAAAAAATTTTTAAAAAGAGGATATTATAAACTTATAATAAGGTGGAAAACAGATAAAATAAAAAAATATTTTATAGAAAAGGAAATTTATTGGAAATAA
- the ccoS gene encoding cbb3-type cytochrome oxidase assembly protein CcoS, producing MDILIIMILSSIILGGIFLIFFLICLYSGQFDDYESPRIRILIDDTEKK from the coding sequence ATGGATATATTAATTATTATGATATTATCAAGTATTATTCTTGGTGGTATTTTTTTAATATTTTTTTTAATTTGTCTTTATTCTGGACAATTTGATGATTATGAATCTCCTAGAATTAGAATTTTGATTGATGATACTGAAAAAAAATGA
- the gcvH gene encoding glycine cleavage system protein GcvH: protein MNTNNFRYSKNHEWIGVEIQKNKKAYVGITHFAQNELGDIVYLDVEDSIIGKQIQQGNSFGTIEAVKTVSDLFMPVSGSILRINKKLLSQPELINKNSYNEGWIIQIEILDIKEYNQLMSLEEYKKYIKESN, encoded by the coding sequence ATGAATACCAATAATTTTAGGTATAGTAAAAATCATGAGTGGATAGGAGTAGAAATTCAAAAAAATAAAAAAGCTTATGTAGGAATTACTCATTTTGCCCAAAATGAGTTAGGAGATATTGTTTATTTAGACGTAGAAGATTCTATAATAGGAAAACAAATACAACAAGGAAATTCATTTGGAACAATAGAAGCAGTAAAAACTGTTTCTGATTTATTTATGCCTGTTTCAGGTTCTATTCTTAGAATTAATAAAAAATTATTATCTCAACCAGAACTTATTAATAAAAATTCTTATAATGAAGGATGGATTATACAAATAGAAATTTTAGATATAAAAGAATATAATCAATTAATGTCTTTAGAAGAATATAAAAAATATATAAAAGAATCTAATTAA
- the ccoN gene encoding cytochrome-c oxidase, cbb3-type subunit I has protein sequence MKLNTSYYYNNRIVKAFLYATIFWAFIGFLAGLFIALLLFCPEIPDFIFGNKLKDSQGIMGFGRWRMLHTNTTIFAFVGNIIFTGYYYSLQRLLKTRIFSDILSWIHFWGWQIFILSTWITFLLGINTSKEYSEHEWPIDIGIFFIWIIYGINMIGTILKRRINHLYVSIWFLLGTWVAVAMLHLFNNLELPISLLSFKSYSIYAGVQDALMQWWYGHNAVAFILTTPILGLMYYFVPKASNQPIFSYKLSIIHFWSLIFVYIWAGPHHLMYTSLPNWAQVLGTIFSIMLIAPSWGGMLNGLLTLRGDWNQVKKNPILKFFVVGITCYGMATFEGPMLATKTLNSIGHFTDWIIAHVHLGTLGWNGFMAFGIIYWLTQKIWNTKLYSISLANIHFWLGFLGIILYIFPMYFGSILQSMMWKKFNPDGTLTYKNFLDSVLSIIPFYKIRFIGGMIYFLGFILMIFNIIKTIKKGYSINNEEFKCNPFYEIKKNQNDNFHSWLEKKPIQLTIFSFIAVAIGGFIEIIPTLIIKSNVPTIHNVKPYKALELEGRDLFVREGCNSCHSAQVRPFRDEVVRYGEYSKAGEFVYDHPFLWGSKRTGPDLAREGGKNPNSWHYNHMYNPRSTSPGSIMPRYPWLIYNKLDRSNTEKKIKAMIKLGVPYTSEYIKNWNKDMDRQANKIVYDIYKECPSLEKKINQQKKIEKEKFIPLEKREIIAIIAYLQRLGTDIKS, from the coding sequence ATGAAATTAAATACATCATATTATTATAACAATCGTATTGTAAAAGCTTTTTTATATGCTACAATATTTTGGGCTTTTATTGGATTTTTAGCTGGATTATTTATAGCATTGTTATTATTTTGTCCAGAAATTCCTGATTTTATTTTTGGGAATAAATTAAAAGATTCTCAAGGAATTATGGGATTTGGACGATGGAGAATGTTACATACAAATACTACTATTTTTGCTTTTGTTGGAAATATAATTTTTACTGGTTATTATTATTCTTTACAACGTTTATTAAAAACTAGAATTTTTAGTGATATTCTTAGTTGGATTCATTTTTGGGGATGGCAAATATTTATTTTATCTACTTGGATTACTTTTTTATTAGGAATCAATACCAGTAAAGAATATTCTGAACATGAATGGCCCATAGATATAGGAATATTTTTTATTTGGATTATTTATGGTATTAATATGATAGGTACTATTTTAAAAAGAAGAATAAATCATTTATATGTTAGTATTTGGTTTTTATTAGGAACATGGGTTGCTGTTGCTATGTTGCATTTATTTAATAATCTTGAATTACCTATATCTCTTTTGTCTTTTAAAAGTTATTCTATATATGCTGGAGTTCAAGATGCTTTAATGCAATGGTGGTATGGACATAATGCTGTTGCATTTATTTTAACTACACCTATATTAGGGTTAATGTATTATTTTGTTCCTAAAGCTTCTAATCAACCTATTTTTTCTTATAAACTTTCTATTATCCATTTTTGGTCATTAATATTTGTATATATTTGGGCTGGTCCACATCATTTAATGTATACATCTCTTCCTAATTGGGCTCAAGTTTTAGGAACTATTTTTTCTATTATGTTAATTGCTCCTTCTTGGGGAGGAATGTTAAATGGATTACTTACATTAAGAGGGGATTGGAATCAAGTAAAGAAAAATCCTATATTAAAATTTTTTGTAGTAGGAATTACTTGTTATGGAATGGCTACTTTTGAAGGACCAATGCTTGCTACTAAAACTTTAAATTCGATTGGACACTTTACAGATTGGATTATAGCTCATGTTCATTTAGGGACTTTAGGATGGAATGGATTTATGGCTTTTGGAATTATATATTGGTTAACACAAAAAATATGGAATACTAAGTTATATTCTATATCATTAGCTAATATTCATTTTTGGTTAGGTTTTTTAGGAATTATATTATATATTTTTCCTATGTATTTTGGATCTATATTACAATCTATGATGTGGAAAAAATTTAATCCAGATGGAACTTTAACTTATAAAAATTTTTTAGATTCAGTATTATCTATTATTCCATTTTATAAAATAAGATTTATAGGTGGAATGATTTATTTTTTAGGTTTTATTTTAATGATTTTTAATATTATTAAAACAATTAAAAAAGGATATTCAATTAATAATGAAGAATTTAAATGTAATCCATTTTATGAAATAAAAAAAAATCAAAATGATAATTTTCATAGTTGGTTAGAAAAAAAACCAATACAATTAACAATTTTTTCTTTTATAGCAGTAGCTATTGGAGGTTTTATAGAAATAATACCTACTTTAATCATTAAATCTAATGTTCCTACTATTCATAATGTTAAACCTTATAAAGCTCTTGAATTAGAAGGTCGAGATTTATTTGTTAGAGAAGGATGTAATTCTTGTCATAGCGCACAAGTTCGTCCATTCAGAGATGAGGTTGTTCGTTATGGAGAATATTCTAAAGCAGGAGAATTTGTATATGATCATCCATTTCTTTGGGGTTCTAAACGAACTGGCCCTGACTTAGCTAGAGAAGGAGGAAAAAATCCTAATTCTTGGCATTATAATCATATGTATAATCCAAGATCGACTTCTCCTGGTTCAATTATGCCAAGATATCCTTGGTTAATTTATAATAAATTAGATAGATCTAATACAGAAAAAAAAATAAAAGCAATGATAAAATTAGGCGTTCCATATACTTCAGAATATATAAAAAATTGGAATAAAGATATGGATCGTCAAGCAAATAAAATTGTATATGATATTTATAAAGAATGTCCAAGTTTAGAAAAAAAAATTAATCAACAAAAAAAAATAGAAAAAGAAAAATTTATTCCTTTAGAAAAAAGAGAAATAATAGCTATTATTGCTTATTTACAACGTCTTGGTACAGATATTAAATCGTAA
- a CDS encoding heavy metal translocating P-type ATPase codes for MKKNNSFYFLDNNKIAEKIIDFNHNNITTVRFLIPSIHCSSCIFILESLSKFHKNILESTVDFSSKQIWITFNNIEFKLSSLAKLLDNMGYRPSINFELIEKKKINTFDRKLIEKLAISFFCFGNIMLLAIPEYVGAYKDVWFFENRNFFRYLMLILSLPIVISSFKDHIKYAIFGLKKHVLNMDVPISIGILVIFLWSCYEIFFDLGSGYFDSISSFSLFLLISRIFQIHTHNKIISFNKNYKSFYPILITKINKNKKEEKILLSSLRKGDLIFIKNEEIIPADSILMKGSAVLDNSFITGESYLINKKIGDKIYAGSKQKGERIIVKVIKNVDHSYLSLLWNKSKSNHSKKLFYLNSISTKFSKYFTPIILTISIVTGIYWYFNNDISKVFQTTFSILIITCPCALVLSSPLIFGNIIRFFSKKSFYIKDIFTMEKISTIKTIIFDKTGTITDTNKEKIYFVGNIKYEEKKIIASLLKNSSHPLSQRILSELSIKDFYSIKNFKEIMGEGLEGIIKNIPVKIGSKKYLGIKENNRNQTTVSVSINNKFIGYFLFRNFYRKGLKNIFKNLKKYKIIILSGDQNELEKKYLQSILPKSGKVIFNQSPEDKLNYVKKLQIKGDNVMMFGDGINDCAALSQSEVGVAISENTTGFFPSCDAFLQSDCLNQIFLFLKISKIAKKLVIFNFMISFFYNIIGIYFAITGNLKPLIAAVLMPLSSFSVIFFSIISTWIVSRKFIF; via the coding sequence ATGAAAAAAAATAATTCTTTTTATTTTCTTGATAATAATAAAATTGCAGAAAAAATAATTGATTTTAATCATAATAACATTACAACTGTTCGTTTTTTAATACCTTCTATTCATTGTAGTTCTTGTATTTTTATTTTAGAAAGTTTATCCAAATTTCATAAAAATATTTTAGAATCTACTGTAGATTTTTCTAGTAAACAAATTTGGATAACATTTAATAATATTGAATTTAAATTAAGTAGTTTAGCTAAACTACTTGATAATATGGGGTATCGTCCTTCTATTAATTTTGAATTAATAGAAAAAAAAAAAATTAACACATTTGATAGGAAATTAATAGAAAAATTAGCTATTTCATTTTTTTGTTTTGGAAATATTATGCTTTTAGCAATTCCAGAATATGTTGGGGCTTATAAAGATGTATGGTTTTTTGAAAATAGAAATTTTTTTCGTTATTTAATGTTAATTTTATCTTTACCAATTGTAATATCTTCTTTTAAAGATCATATAAAATATGCTATTTTTGGATTAAAAAAACATGTTTTAAATATGGATGTTCCTATTTCTATTGGAATATTAGTGATTTTTTTATGGAGTTGTTATGAAATTTTTTTTGATTTAGGATCTGGATATTTTGATAGTATTTCTAGTTTTTCTTTATTTCTACTTATAAGTAGAATATTTCAAATTCATACTCATAATAAAATTATTTCTTTTAATAAAAATTATAAATCTTTTTATCCAATTTTAATAACCAAAATAAATAAAAATAAAAAAGAAGAAAAAATTTTGCTTTCTTCTTTAAGAAAAGGAGATTTAATTTTTATTAAAAATGAAGAAATTATTCCTGCTGATTCTATTTTAATGAAAGGAAGTGCTGTATTAGATAATAGTTTTATTACAGGAGAATCTTATTTAATAAATAAAAAAATAGGAGATAAAATATATGCTGGATCTAAACAAAAAGGAGAAAGAATTATTGTAAAAGTGATTAAAAATGTAGATCATAGTTATTTGAGCTTATTATGGAATAAAAGTAAATCTAATCATAGTAAAAAATTATTTTATTTAAATTCAATTTCTACTAAATTTAGTAAATATTTTACTCCTATTATTTTGACTATTTCTATAGTAACAGGAATATATTGGTATTTCAATAATGATATATCAAAAGTATTTCAAACTACTTTTTCAATTTTAATTATTACTTGTCCTTGTGCTTTAGTACTTTCTTCTCCATTAATATTTGGAAATATAATACGATTTTTTTCTAAAAAAAGTTTTTATATAAAAGATATTTTTACAATGGAAAAAATATCTACGATAAAAACTATAATTTTTGATAAAACAGGAACTATAACTGATACTAATAAAGAAAAAATATATTTTGTAGGAAATATTAAATATGAGGAAAAAAAAATTATAGCATCTTTATTAAAAAATTCTAGTCATCCTTTAAGTCAAAGAATATTGTCAGAATTATCTATAAAAGATTTTTATTCTATAAAAAATTTTAAAGAGATAATGGGAGAAGGATTAGAAGGTATAATAAAAAACATACCAGTTAAAATTGGATCAAAAAAATATTTAGGTATTAAAGAAAATAATAGAAACCAAACAACAGTTTCTGTTTCTATAAATAATAAATTTATAGGTTATTTTTTATTTAGAAATTTTTATAGAAAAGGTTTAAAAAATATTTTTAAAAATTTAAAAAAATATAAAATAATTATTCTTTCTGGAGATCAAAATGAATTAGAAAAAAAATATTTACAATCTATTTTACCTAAATCTGGAAAAGTTATTTTTAATCAAAGTCCAGAAGATAAATTAAATTATGTTAAAAAATTACAAATAAAAGGAGATAATGTAATGATGTTTGGAGATGGAATTAATGATTGTGCTGCTTTAAGTCAAAGTGAAGTAGGTGTTGCGATATCTGAAAATACAACGGGTTTCTTCCCAAGTTGTGATGCTTTTTTACAATCTGATTGTTTAAATCAAATTTTTTTATTTTTAAAAATATCTAAAATTGCTAAAAAATTAGTGATTTTTAATTTTATGATTAGTTTTTTTTATAATATTATAGGAATTTATTTTGCGATAACTGGAAATTTAAAACCTTTAATAGCCGCTGTTTTAATGCCTTTAAGTTCTTTTTCTGTTATTTTTTTTTCTATTATATCTACTTGGATAGTTTCACGAAAATTTATATTTTAA
- a CDS encoding NADP-dependent malic enzyme: MRKKISNFREESLNYHSQFPSGKIQITPTKKYSSQRDLSLAYSPGVAEPCKEIARSSQEVYKYTSKGNLVAVITNGSAVLGLGDIGALASKPVMEGKALLFKIFSGIDVFDIEIDESDPEKFIETVKAIAPTFGGINLEDIKAPEAFEIERRLKKELNIPVMHDDQHGTAIISGAALLNAITFVGKKINKIKMVVNGAGSAAISCTRTYKQLGVNPKNIFMFDSKGLLHSSRIDLNNEKKEFAINTYYPIQKLDEAIKNADVFIGLSIGGILTPNMLKSMAKNPIVFAMANPDPEIDYNLAIKVRPDIIMATGRSDYPNQVNNVLGFPYIFRGALDVNASVINDEMKLAAIYAIASLAKEPVPEQVNIVYNKKNISFGKEYIIPKPFDNRLITRVAPAVAKAAMNSGVARNPILNWEIYQEKLLDRMGYESKMLRMIQNRARTNPKKVVFCNGEEYDVLKSVQILHEEGIVSFPVLLGNEDRIKYLINENKIDIELHIIDPEKEKNRKKVENFAKILWKRRNRKGLTLYDSTIRMRTNDHFGAMMVDQGEADAVITGYSRSFSLSLRPMLEVIGRANLVQKTAGMMILLTKRGPLFLADTAVIQDPTSEELARIALMSSHVVKGFDIEPHIAMLSFQNFSSNSKTSSKVSRTVDFLHKKYPDLIVDGELQPDFALNEFLLASKFPFSKLVKKRANIFIFPNLESGNLTYKFIRGLGNVQTIGPIMLGMRKPAHVMQMQSSIEEIVNLTTLSVIDAQIRKN, translated from the coding sequence ATGAGAAAAAAAATAAGTAATTTTCGTGAAGAATCTTTAAATTATCATAGTCAATTTCCTTCTGGAAAAATACAAATTACTCCTACCAAAAAATATAGTAGTCAAAGAGATTTATCTCTTGCTTATTCACCAGGTGTCGCAGAACCTTGTAAAGAAATAGCTCGTTCTTCTCAAGAAGTATATAAATATACATCTAAAGGAAATCTCGTAGCAGTTATTACAAATGGATCAGCAGTATTAGGTCTTGGAGATATTGGAGCATTAGCTTCTAAACCTGTAATGGAAGGAAAAGCTCTATTATTTAAAATTTTTTCTGGAATTGATGTTTTTGATATAGAAATAGATGAGTCTGATCCTGAAAAATTTATAGAAACAGTCAAAGCTATTGCTCCTACTTTTGGAGGAATTAATTTAGAAGACATAAAAGCTCCAGAAGCTTTTGAAATAGAAAGAAGACTTAAAAAAGAATTAAATATTCCTGTAATGCATGATGATCAACATGGAACAGCTATTATATCAGGAGCTGCATTATTAAATGCTATTACTTTTGTTGGAAAAAAAATTAATAAAATTAAAATGGTTGTTAATGGAGCGGGTTCTGCTGCTATTTCATGTACAAGAACTTATAAACAATTAGGTGTAAATCCTAAAAATATTTTTATGTTTGATAGTAAGGGATTATTACATTCTTCAAGAATTGATTTAAATAATGAAAAAAAAGAGTTCGCTATCAATACTTATTATCCAATACAAAAATTGGATGAAGCTATTAAAAATGCAGATGTTTTTATTGGTTTATCTATAGGAGGAATATTAACTCCTAATATGTTAAAAAGTATGGCAAAAAATCCTATTGTTTTTGCAATGGCTAATCCTGATCCAGAAATAGATTATAATTTAGCAATTAAAGTACGTCCAGATATTATTATGGCTACTGGAAGAAGTGATTATCCAAATCAAGTTAATAATGTTTTAGGATTTCCTTATATATTTAGAGGAGCATTAGATGTTAATGCGAGTGTAATTAATGATGAAATGAAATTAGCAGCTATATATGCTATAGCTTCTTTAGCAAAAGAACCTGTTCCAGAACAAGTAAATATTGTTTATAATAAAAAAAATATTTCTTTTGGAAAAGAATATATTATTCCAAAACCTTTTGATAATCGTTTAATTACTCGTGTTGCTCCTGCTGTAGCTAAAGCAGCAATGAATTCGGGAGTAGCAAGAAATCCAATTTTAAATTGGGAAATTTATCAAGAAAAATTACTTGATAGAATGGGATATGAAAGTAAAATGCTTAGAATGATTCAAAATAGAGCTCGTACAAATCCTAAAAAAGTTGTTTTTTGTAACGGAGAGGAATATGATGTATTAAAATCTGTTCAAATACTTCATGAAGAAGGAATAGTTTCATTTCCTGTTCTTTTAGGAAATGAAGATCGTATTAAATATTTAATAAATGAAAATAAAATAGATATAGAATTACACATTATAGATCCAGAAAAAGAAAAAAATAGAAAAAAAGTAGAAAATTTTGCCAAAATTCTTTGGAAAAGAAGAAACCGAAAAGGTTTGACTTTATACGATTCAACAATTCGTATGCGAACTAATGATCATTTTGGAGCTATGATGGTAGATCAAGGAGAAGCAGATGCAGTTATTACTGGTTATTCAAGAAGTTTTTCATTAAGTTTACGTCCAATGTTAGAAGTAATTGGTAGAGCTAACTTAGTACAAAAAACAGCAGGAATGATGATTTTATTAACAAAACGTGGACCTTTATTTTTAGCAGATACAGCTGTTATTCAAGATCCTACCAGTGAAGAATTAGCTAGAATAGCTTTAATGTCTTCTCATGTAGTTAAAGGATTTGATATTGAACCACATATAGCAATGTTATCTTTTCAAAATTTTTCATCTAATTCAAAAACATCTTCTAAAGTTTCTCGTACAGTAGATTTTTTACATAAAAAATATCCAGATCTAATAGTAGATGGAGAATTACAACCTGATTTTGCTTTAAATGAATTTTTATTGGCTAGTAAATTTCCTTTTTCTAAACTTGTTAAAAAAAGAGCAAATATTTTTATTTTTCCTAATTTAGAATCAGGAAATTTAACTTATAAATTTATTAGAGGATTGGGTAATGTTCAAACTATTGGGCCTATAATGTTAGGAATGCGAAAACCAGCTCATGTTATGCAAATGCAATCTAGTATAGAAGAAATAGTGAATTTAACGACTTTATCTGTTATTGACGCACAAATTAGAAAAAATTAA
- the murI gene encoding glutamate racemase encodes MKINSLSPIGILDSGIGGLLIAKEIKMQMPNENFIYFGDTINMPYGEKSQKFIIENSIKIISFLYKKKCKAIVIACNSITSNALDVIEKKFYKKILIFNVIDPIIKNKIFFSSKKIGIIATPATIRSNFYIKKIKKYYHHLNIIQSSTSSLAPMIEKGLKIKKNIIKNYFNHFQSIDTLLLACTHYLFLKKEIDNFYHGKVHLIDIQKIVVKEIKKKLYKKKLLCVTNKKNKKYPIFYTSNFIPTFFEKKVKIIFGEKVFIKTHIFNFF; translated from the coding sequence ATGAAAATAAATTCATTATCTCCAATAGGAATATTAGATTCTGGAATTGGAGGACTTCTTATAGCTAAAGAAATAAAAATGCAAATGCCTAATGAAAATTTTATTTATTTTGGAGATACAATTAATATGCCTTATGGAGAAAAATCTCAAAAATTTATTATAGAAAATTCTATAAAAATCATTTCTTTTCTTTATAAAAAAAAATGTAAAGCAATAGTTATTGCATGTAATTCAATAACATCTAATGCATTAGATGTTATTGAAAAAAAATTTTATAAAAAAATATTAATATTTAACGTTATTGATCCTATAATAAAAAATAAAATTTTTTTTTCCTCTAAAAAAATAGGAATAATCGCTACACCTGCTACCATACGTTCCAATTTTTATATAAAAAAAATTAAAAAATATTATCATCATTTAAATATAATTCAATCATCTACATCTTCGTTAGCTCCAATGATTGAAAAAGGATTGAAAATAAAAAAAAATATTATTAAAAATTATTTCAATCATTTTCAATCAATAGACACTCTTTTATTAGCTTGTACTCATTATCTATTTCTTAAAAAAGAAATAGATAATTTTTATCATGGAAAAGTTCATTTAATTGATATACAAAAAATAGTAGTAAAAGAAATAAAAAAAAAATTATATAAAAAAAAGTTATTATGTGTTACAAACAAAAAAAATAAAAAATATCCTATTTTTTATACATCTAATTTTATTCCTACTTTTTTTGAAAAAAAAGTTAAAATTATTTTTGGAGAAAAAGTTTTTATTAAAACACATATTTTTAATTTTTTCTAA
- a CDS encoding cbb3-type cytochrome c oxidase N-terminal domain-containing protein has product MRSKIPSFIMIPSFLFIIIFIFYVFFISFNYKSYFFHPITISFFIIVTILLYILESINNLIFIEKIKFFSKEEKIKILKENEGNYFYRFYKFIFHDHKDINNGVKKIDHGFDGIIELDNKLPLWWIHLFYLTIIFSAIYFFSYLLIDFSNPYKEYDITYKNQLKEIEIFEKKTPQVTIENAFFKKNLINNGKILFNENCATCHKLDGSGNIGPNLTDNYWININEKDLFKNIFSIIWNGSDNNPTMRAFGKSGEIKGNDIEKISSYVYFINKIYKKPSIYKAPQGKKIIEWSKI; this is encoded by the coding sequence ATGAGATCTAAAATTCCTTCTTTTATTATGATTCCTTCTTTTTTATTTATTATAATATTTATATTTTATGTTTTTTTTATAAGTTTTAATTATAAATCTTATTTTTTTCATCCTATAACTATTTCTTTTTTTATTATAGTAACAATATTATTATATATTTTAGAATCTATTAATAATTTAATTTTTATAGAAAAAATAAAATTTTTTTCAAAAGAAGAAAAAATAAAAATTTTAAAAGAAAATGAAGGAAATTATTTTTACAGATTTTATAAATTTATATTTCATGATCATAAAGATATCAATAATGGAGTAAAAAAAATAGATCATGGATTTGATGGTATTATAGAATTAGATAATAAATTACCATTGTGGTGGATCCATCTTTTTTATTTAACAATTATTTTTTCCGCGATTTATTTTTTTTCTTATTTATTAATCGATTTTTCTAATCCTTATAAGGAATATGATATAACTTATAAAAATCAATTGAAAGAAATAGAGATTTTTGAAAAAAAAACACCTCAAGTAACTATAGAAAATGCTTTTTTTAAAAAAAATTTAATTAATAATGGAAAAATTCTTTTTAATGAAAATTGTGCTACTTGTCATAAGTTAGATGGAAGTGGAAATATAGGTCCTAATTTAACAGATAATTATTGGATTAATATAAATGAAAAAGATTTATTTAAAAATATTTTTTCTATCATTTGGAATGGAAGTGATAATAATCCTACTATGCGTGCTTTTGGAAAATCAGGAGAAATTAAAGGAAATGATATTGAAAAAATATCTAGTTATGTTTATTTTATTAATAAAATATATAAAAAACCTTCAATATATAAAGCTCCTCAAGGAAAAAAAATAATAGAATGGAGTAAAATATGA
- a CDS encoding cytochrome oxidase produces MISFFKKYFIEEKNIGIFQSIMLILFLLIFFLILFFVFFKPKEYYKKISLIPLEEEKKRKSYEI; encoded by the coding sequence ATGATAAGTTTTTTTAAAAAATATTTTATAGAAGAAAAAAATATAGGAATTTTTCAATCTATTATGTTAATTTTATTTTTATTAATTTTTTTTTTGATTTTATTTTTTGTTTTTTTTAAACCAAAAGAATATTATAAAAAAATAAGTTTAATTCCTTTAGAAGAAGAAAAAAAAAGAAAAAGTTATGAGATCTAA
- a CDS encoding glycoside hydrolase family 73 protein, protein MKKIFYFLLFFLIFSFLSFSKEKKEQNIEIENVIQYIKKYAVFAIEEMEKFGIPASIKLGQGILESSSGNSILSKETNNHFGIKCGKNWIGDIYYHDDDHPKECFRKYNSIKDSYQDHSKILQKPRYSKLFLLKNNDYQSWAIELKKAGYATSLNYDDLLIDQIEKYILWKFDEKNSYGIEKKINLYLTSIKNGRNNFFFKRKMYLFYKIFLFLKKKWTLYKNK, encoded by the coding sequence ATGAAAAAAATCTTTTATTTTTTATTATTTTTTTTGATATTTTCATTTTTATCTTTCTCAAAAGAAAAAAAAGAACAAAATATAGAAATAGAAAATGTCATTCAATATATTAAAAAATATGCAGTTTTTGCTATTGAAGAAATGGAAAAATTTGGAATACCAGCTAGTATAAAATTAGGACAAGGAATTTTAGAATCTTCTAGTGGAAATAGTATTTTATCTAAAGAAACAAATAATCATTTTGGAATTAAATGTGGAAAAAATTGGATAGGAGATATTTATTACCATGATGATGATCATCCAAAAGAATGTTTTCGTAAATATAATTCTATTAAAGATTCTTACCAAGATCATTCAAAAATTTTACAAAAACCACGTTATTCTAAATTATTTTTATTAAAAAATAATGACTATCAATCTTGGGCTATAGAGCTTAAGAAAGCTGGATATGCTACATCATTAAATTATGATGATTTGTTAATTGATCAGATTGAAAAATATATTTTATGGAAATTTGATGAAAAAAATTCTTATGGAATAGAAAAAAAAATAAATTTATATCTTACATCTATTAAAAATGGAAGAAATAATTTCTTTTTTAAAAGAAAAATGTATCTTTTTTATAAAATTTTTCTTTTTTTGAAAAAAAAATGGACATTATATAAAAATAAATAA